The Podospora pseudocomata strain CBS 415.72m chromosome 1 map unlocalized CBS415.72m_1, whole genome shotgun sequence genome has a segment encoding these proteins:
- the EAF6 gene encoding chromatin modification-related protein eaf6 (BUSCO:EOG092658WS; COG:K; EggNog:ENOG503Q3I8) — protein MATENTTSSNGGGGGGAATPKPVGNNATAGGHQNTPVKNESSAANGQSQQAQQQQQQQQQQQQQQQQQQQQQQQQQQQQQQQQQQQQQAAAAAAAGIPYYEKQRAQLKELLAKRRALDKRLAAQEEHIFQKETEYLESTPHGNIIIGFDNYAKGGGGAGQGPGAPSSSAARRKGGGGGGGGMQGGVLNDANRVFSRSSISYNLAAQAQLAQQQAAEGVTPGSTPGPTPISGSFAGGDSSKVGTPTSAGGGNGGGSKAGKKGSSKRPVGRGAAGDGDGDSETDSRDAKKIRTGFGAGRK, from the exons ATGGCAACGGAGAATACAACATCTTCgaatggaggaggcggaggcggagctGCTACACCAAAACCTGTGGGGAATAACGCGACCGCGGGGGGGCATCAGAACACACCTGTTAAGAACGAGTCGTCTGCCGCAAATGGACAGTCACAGCaagcgcagcagcagcagcagcaacaacaacaacagcaacaacaacaacaacaacaacaacaacaacaacaacaacaacaacagcaacagcagcagcagcagcagcagcagcagcaggcggcggCTGCAGCGGCGGCTGGAATCCCCTATTACGAGAAACAACGAGCGCAGCTTAAGGAGttgttggcgaagaggagggcgcTGGATAAGAGACTT GCCGCTCAAGAAGAACACATTTTCCAAAAGGAGACGGAGTACCTCGAATCAACGCCGCACGGAAACATCATCATTGGGTTCGACAACTATGCcaagggaggaggcggcgctgGGCAGGGACCAGGCGCTCCTTCGTCTTCTGCTGCGAGGAGaaagggcggtggtggaggtggtggtgggatgcaagggggggtgttgaatgATGCCAACAGGGTCTTTTCTCGTAGTTCGATTTCGTACAATCTGGCGGCACAGGCTCAGTTGGCTCAACAGCAGGCTGCCGAGGGTGTCACACCGGGTAGTACGCCAGGGCCTACGCCGATCAGTGGGAgttttgctggaggagacAGTTCAAAGGTTGGGACACCTACTAGTgctgggggtgggaatgggggggggagtaaggcggggaagaaggggagcaGTAAAAGGCCAGTAGGAAGAGGGGCGGCGGGTGATGGGGACGGAGATAGTGAGACTGATTCCCGTGATGCTAAGAAAATTAGGACTGGCTttggggcggggaggaagtgA